The Nocardioides houyundeii genome includes the window CATGGAGATCGGACTCGTCGGCCTCGGCAAGATGGGCGGCAACATGCGGGAGCGGCTCCGTCGTGGGGGCCACACCGTGATCGGCTACGACCGGGACCCGGGAGTCAGCGACGTGGCGTCGCTGGCCGAGCTGGTCGAGAAGCTGCCCTCCCCCAAGGTCGTGTGGGTGATGGTGCCCGCGGGCGGCCCCACCCGGGAGACCGTCGGGCAGCTGCGGGACCTCCTGGGCGCCGGCGACGTGGTCGTCGACGGCGGCAACTCGCGCTGGACCGACGACCTCGAGCACGCCGCCTCCCTGGCCGAGTGCGAGATCGGCTACGTCGACTGCGGCGTCTCCGGGGGCGTGTGGGGCCTGGAGAACGGCTACGCCCTGATGTACGGCGGATCTCCGGAGGACGTCGCCAAGGTGCAGCCGGCCTTCGACGCCCTCAAGCCCGAGGGCGAGTTCGGCGCGGTGCACGCGGGCAAGGTCGGTGCCGGCCACTTCTCCAAGATGGTCCACAACGGCATCGAGTACGCGATCATGCAGAGCTACGCCGAGGGCTGGGAGCTGCTGGAGAAGGTCGACATGGTCGACAACGTGACCGAGGTCTTCCGCTCCTGGCGCGAGGGCACCGTGATCCGCTCCTGGCTGCTCGACCTGCTGGTGGCCGCCCTCGACGAGCAGCCCGGCCTGGAGGGGATCCGCGGCTACGCCGAGGACTCCGGCGAGGGCCGCTGGACCGTCGAGGCCGGCATCGAGCACGCGGTGGCGACCCCCGCGATCACCGCCGCGCTCTACGCCCGGTTCGTCTCCCGCCAGGACGACAGCCCCGCGATGAAGGCGATCGCCGCGATGCGCAACCAGTTCGGTGGCCACGCCATGCAGACCGAGGCGCCCAAGGGCGGCGACGTCGAGGGCAAGCACGACCCCGAGGTCAGCGAGACCTCCGAGCAGGCCGGTGCCGGCAGCGCGACCGAGACCGGCGAGAGCTAGACAAGAGGTTTCGTGCACGTCTCGCACCTCGCGCTCCACGACTTCCGCTCGTACGCCGACATCGACGTCGAGCTGGCTCCGGGCGCCACGGCCTTCATCGGTCGCAACGGCCAGGGCAAGACCAACCTGGTGGAGGCCATCGACTACCTGTCCCGGCTCGGGTCCCACCGGGTGGCCAGCGACGCTCCCCTGGTCCGCTCCGGCAGCGACCAGGCGCTGGTGCGCGCCATCGTGGTCAAGGACGGGCGTGCCGCCACCCTCGAGGTCGAGCTCAACCCCGGGCGCGCCAACCGGGCCCGGATCAACAGGTCGCCCCTCCCCCGGCCGCGCGAGATCCTGGGCCTGGTGCGGACGGTGGTCTTCTCCCCCGACGACCTGACCCTGGTCAAGGGCGACCCGAGCGACCGGCGGCGCTTCCTCGACGACCTGCTGGTGCTGCGTACCCCGCGGCTGGCCGGGACCAGGGCGGAGTACGACCGGATCCTGCGTCAGCGCAACTCGCTGCTCAAGACCGCCGGGAGCGCGCGCCGCGGTGGACCCTCGGCGGAGGCTGCGCTCTCCACCCTGTCGGTGTGGGACACCCACCTGTCCCAGGTGGGCGCGGAGCTGCTGGCTCAGCGCATCGCCCTGGTGCAGGCGCTGGCGCCGTACGTCGGCAAGGCCTACGAGGCGGTCGCCCGCGGGGCGTCCCGCGACGACGCCGAGGTGGAGTACAAGCCCAGCTTCGACCTGGGCAGCCCGGCGGAGGCTGCGGCGCTGACCCGTCCCGACCTGGAGCAGGCACTGCTCGCCCAGCTGGAGCGACGCCGGCGCGACGAGCTGGACCGGGGCATCTCCCTGGTCGGGCCGCACCGCGACGAGCTGGTGCTGACGCTGGGCAACGGCGACCTGCGGCTGCCGGTCAAGGGGTACGCCTCGCACGGTGAGTCCTGGTCGTTCGCGCTGGCGCTCAAGCTGGCCTCCTACGACCTGCTGCGCAACGACGGCGACGACCCGATCCTGATCCTCGACGACGTCTTCGCCGAGCTCGACACCGGTCGCCGCCAGCAGCTGGCCGAGCTGGTGGCCGGCGCGGAGCAGGTGCTGGTGACGGCGGCGGTGGAGGCCGACGTCCCCGAGGCGCTGGCCGGGGTGCGGTTCCACGTGGCCGATGGCGAGGTACGCCGTGGCTGAGGAGGAGCGCCCCGACGACGCCGCCGCGCAGCGGCGCGACGACGGCCTGGACCTGGCCCGCGCCGCAGCCCGCGCCGCGGCCCGGATCCCGGGTCAGCCGGCGCGCCGCAAGGGCTCGGGGAAGGGGTCCGGCACCGGCAGCAACGGCGAGTTCCGGCGCCGGGTCCGCCCCCGCAGCTCCGGCGCCCACCCCGACGACCGGGACCCCCAGCTGCTGGGCAGCGCCCTGGACCGCTTGGTGACCAACCACGGGTGGGCCTTCGACCTGCAGGTGCAGGGGGTCTTCGCCCGGTGGTCGGAGCTGGTGGGCGCCGAGGTCGGGGCGCACTGCACCCCGGAGACCCTGACCGAGGGCAAGCTCGTGGTCCGCACCGACTCCACGGCCTGGGCGACCCAGCTGCGGATGCTGGCACCCACCGTCGTACGTCGGCTCAACGAGGAGCTGGGCGACGGGACCGTGGCGATCATCGAGGTCCTGGGGCCCAATCTCCCCTCGTGGAAGAAGGGGTTGCGCTCCACCCGCGGCCGGGGCCCGCGCGACACCTACGGCTGAGGCTGGGATCGGCGATATGCCGATCCGGGCCACCCCGGGACGTACAGGGAGTCATCGGGACCCCTGAAAAGGCCGCGAAATGCCTCCGGAGGGCCTCACGGGGGACGTTTGATCCCCAGATCACTCCCCTCAGGGGACGAGAAGCATGGTGTAGGGCCTCAGGACCGCTAAACTGGCCTCTGGGTCGCGTGCTCCACGAAGGTCGCGGCCCTCTCCGTGTCGAGGTGGCCCCCTGGGGGCTGTGGAAGAAGGCTTTGCGTGAGCGCTGAGAACCCCGTCGAAGACCAGAGCACCGCCCCCTCCCCCGACACCGGGAGCAGCAGCACCGACAGCGCGCTGGCCAACCACGTCTCTCCGGGCGAGTCCGGCAACGGAGGCTATGACGCCTCCGCGATCCAGGTCCTCGAGGGCCTCGAGGCGGTCCGCAAGCGCCCCGGCATGTACATCGGCTCCACCGGCGAGCGCGGTCTGCACCACCTCATCTGGGAGGTCGTGGACAACTCCGTCGACGAGTCGCTCGCCGGCTACTGCGACCGGATCGTGCTGACGCTGCAGGACGACGGCGGGGTCCGGGTCGAGGACAACGGGCGCGGCATCCCCACCGACATCCACCCGACCGAGGGCATTCCGGCGGTCACCATGGCGCTGACCATGCTGCACGCCGGCGGCAAGTTCGGCGGGGGCGGCTACAAGGTCTCCGGCGGTCTGCACGGGGTCGGCATCTCGGTGGTGAACGCGCTGTCGCGCAAGGTCATCGTTGAGGTCAAGAACCGCGGCCACCTGTGGCGCCAGACCTTCAGCATCGGCGTACCGGACGGCGACCTGGAGCAGGTCCGCCCCCTCGAGCCGGGCGAGCGCACCGGCACCACGATCACCTACTACGCCTCGGAGGAGATCTTCGAGACCACCGAGTACAACCTCGAGACGATCACCAACCGGATCCGCGAGATGGCCTTCCTCAACAAGGGGCTGGAGATCGTGATCCGGGACGAGCGCTCCTCCGCCGACGAGGTGGTCGACGCCGTCGAGGACGAGACCGTTCCCGAGGAGGTCGAGGGCACCGGGGACGACGCGATCACCCGCGGCGAGGGCGGCGGCATCGAGCGCACCTTCAAGTACGACCGCGGCCTGGTCGACTACGTCGCCTACCTCAACCGCCGCAAGGAGAAGGCCAACCCCACGATCATCTCCTTCGAGGCCGAGACGCCGGAGTCGAAGGAGAACCACATGAGCCTCGAGCTCGCGATGCAGTGGAACACCTCCTTCACCGAGTCGGTGCACACCTTCGCCAACACCATCAACACCCACGAGGGCGGCACCCACGAGGAGGGCTTCCGCGCGGCCCTCACCACCCTGGTCAACAACTGGGGCGAGGAGTGGGGCCTGATCAAGAAGAAGGAGGACCGGGTCTCCGGCGACGACATCCGCGAGGGCCTGACCGCCATCATCTCCATCAAGCTCGGCGAGCCGCAGTTCGAGGGCCAGACCAAGACCAAGCTCGGCAACACCGAGGCCAAGGGCTTCACCCAGCGCATCGTCAACGACCAGCTGGGCGCCTGGCTGGAGCAGAACCCCGCCGAGGGCAAGGAGATCGTGCGCAAGGCCCAGGCGGCCGCGCACGCCCGGATCGCCGCCCGCAAGGCCCGCGACCTGGCCCGCAACCGCAAGGGATTGCTCGGCGGCGGTGGTCTGCCCGGCAAGCTGGCCGACTGCCAGTCGACCAACCCGCGCGAGTGTGAGGTCTTCATCGTCGAGGGTGACTCCGCCGGCGGCTCGGCCAAGCAGGGACGCGACCCGCGGGTCCAGGCCATCCTGCCGATCCGCGGCAAGATCCTCAACGTCGAGAAGGCCCGCATCGACAAGGTGCTGGGCAACGCCGAGGTCCAGGCGATCATCTCGGCGCTGGGCACCGGGATCCACGAGGAGTTCAACCTCGAGAAGCTGCGATACCACAAGATCGTGCTGATGGCCGACGCCGACGTCGACGGCCACCACATCAACACGCTGCTGCTGACGCTGCTGTTCCGCTTCATGAAGCCGCTGATCGAGCACGGCTTCGTCTACATGGCCCAGCCGCCGCTGTACCGCCTGCGCTGGAACAAGCCGCACGCGCACGACTTCGTCTACAACGACGCCGAGCGCGACGCGGTGATGCGCGACGGGCTGGAGTCCGGCAAGAAGCTGCCCAAGGAGAACCCGGTGCAGCGCTACAAGGGTCTGGGCGAGATGAACGCCGACGAGCTGTGGGAGACCACGATGGACCCCACCCAGCGGCTGATGCTCCAGGTCACCCTGGACGACGCGGCCCAGGCCGACGAGATCTTCTCCATCCTGATGGGCGAGGACGTGGAGCAGCGTCGTTCCTTCATCCAGCGCAACGCCAAGGACGTCCGATTCCTCGATATCTAGGTCTCTAACAAGATTCCTAGATTCGAGTAGATCAACCGATCAAGAGAGACGAACTCAGTGACTGACACTCCCACGGGCGGCACCACCATCCACGGCGGCGGCGACGACAACGGCCGTATCCAGCCGATCGAGCTGCAGACCTCGATGCAGCGCTCCTACATCGACTACGCGATGGCGGTCATCGTCGGCCGGGCGCTCCCTGACGTGCGCGACGGGCTCAAGCCCGTGCACCGTCGAGTGCTCTACGCGATGTACGACGGGGGCTACCGCCCCGACCGCGGGTTCTCCAAGTGCTCCCGCGTCGTCGGGGACGTCATGGGTCAGTACCACCCGCACGGCGACACCGCGATCTACGACACCCTGGTGCGCCTGGCCCAGCCCTGGGTGATGCGTGCGCCGCTGGTCAACGGCCAGGGCAACTTCGGCTCCCCGGGCAACGACCCCGCGGCCGCCATGCGTTACACCGAGTGCCGGATGGCTCCCCTCGCCCTGGAGATGGTCCGGGACATCGAAGAGGACACCGTCAACTTCCAGCCCAACTACGACGGGCGCTCGCAGGAGCCGACGATCCTGCCGGCCCGCTTCCCCAACCTGCTGGTCAACGGCTCGGCGGGCATCGCGGTCGGCATGGCCACCAACATCCCGCCGCACAACCTGCGTGAGGTGGCCGAGGGCGCCATCTGGGCGCTCGAGCACCCCGAGGCCTCACGTGAGGAGCTCCAGGACGCCCTGATCGAGCGGATCAAGGGCCCGGACTTCCCGATGGGGGCGATGATCGTCGGTCGCGAGGGCATCGAGCAGACCTACCGCACCGGTCGGGGCTCGGTCACCCAGCGCGCGGTGATCGAGGTCGACGAGGACGCCAAGGGCCGCACCTCGCTGGTCATCACCCAGCTGCCCTACATGGTCAACCCCGACAACCTGGCGCTCAAGATCGCCGAGCTCGCCGACAACGGCCGGGTCCAGGGCATCTCCGACGTCAAGGACAACACCTCCTCGCGTACCGGCCAGCAGCTGGTCATCGTGCTCAAGCGCGACGCCGTGGCCCGGGTGGTGCTCAACAACCTGCTCAAGCACACCGAGCTCCAGTCCAACTTCAGCGCCAACATGCTGGCCCTGGTCGACGGGGTGCCGCGCACCTTGACGATCGACCAGTTCATCAGCAACTGGGTCACCCACCAGATCGAGGTCATCCAGCGCCGGACCCGCTTCCGGCTGCGCAAGGCCGAGGCGGACGCGCACATCTGGCGCGGGCTGGTCAAGGCACTGGACATGCTCGACGAGGTCATCGCCCTGATCCGCCGCTCCCCCGACGTCAACGAGGCCCGCACCGGCCTGATCGCCCTGCTCGACGTCGACGAGCTCCAGGCCGACGCCATCCTGGCGATGCAGCTGCGCCGACTCGCCGCCCTGGAGCGGCAGAAGATCATCGACCACCTGGCCGAGCTCGAGGTCATCATCGCCGACCTCAAGGACATCCTCGGCGACGAGGTGCGGCAGCGCCAGATCGTCATCGACGAGCTGACCGAGATCGTGGACAAGTACGGCCAGGAGCGGCGTACCCAGATCATCGCCGCCGATGGCGACCTCTCCATGGAGGACCTGATCCCGGACGAGGACCTGGTCGTCTCCATCACCCGCGGCGGCTACGCCAAGCGGACCAAGGCCGACCAGTACCGCACCCAGAAGCGCGGCGGCAAGGGCGTGCGCGGCGCGACGCTGCGCGGGGACGACGTGGTGGAGCACTTCATCTCCACGACCAACCACCACTGGCTGCTCTTCTTCACCACTGCCGGCCGGGTCTACCGGACCAAGGCCTACAACCTGCCCGAGGCGCAGCGCGACGCCAAGGGCGGCCACGTGGCCGGGCTGCTGTCGTTCCAGCCGGACGAGTCGATCGCCCAGGTGCTGGCCATCCGTGACTACGACCAGGCGCCGTACCTGGTGCTGGCCACCAGGCAGGGCCTGGTCAAGAAGACCCGCCTGGCCGACTACAACTCCCCGCGCCAGGCCGGCGTCATCGCGATCAACTTCCGCAGCGACGACGACGAGCTGATCGGCGCCGAGCTGGTCGGTCCCGACG containing:
- the gnd gene encoding phosphogluconate dehydrogenase (NAD(+)-dependent, decarboxylating), yielding MEIGLVGLGKMGGNMRERLRRGGHTVIGYDRDPGVSDVASLAELVEKLPSPKVVWVMVPAGGPTRETVGQLRDLLGAGDVVVDGGNSRWTDDLEHAASLAECEIGYVDCGVSGGVWGLENGYALMYGGSPEDVAKVQPAFDALKPEGEFGAVHAGKVGAGHFSKMVHNGIEYAIMQSYAEGWELLEKVDMVDNVTEVFRSWREGTVIRSWLLDLLVAALDEQPGLEGIRGYAEDSGEGRWTVEAGIEHAVATPAITAALYARFVSRQDDSPAMKAIAAMRNQFGGHAMQTEAPKGGDVEGKHDPEVSETSEQAGAGSATETGES
- the recF gene encoding DNA replication/repair protein RecF (All proteins in this family for which functions are known are DNA-binding proteins that assist the filamentation of RecA onto DNA for the initiation of recombination or recombinational repair.), whose amino-acid sequence is MHVSHLALHDFRSYADIDVELAPGATAFIGRNGQGKTNLVEAIDYLSRLGSHRVASDAPLVRSGSDQALVRAIVVKDGRAATLEVELNPGRANRARINRSPLPRPREILGLVRTVVFSPDDLTLVKGDPSDRRRFLDDLLVLRTPRLAGTRAEYDRILRQRNSLLKTAGSARRGGPSAEAALSTLSVWDTHLSQVGAELLAQRIALVQALAPYVGKAYEAVARGASRDDAEVEYKPSFDLGSPAEAAALTRPDLEQALLAQLERRRRDELDRGISLVGPHRDELVLTLGNGDLRLPVKGYASHGESWSFALALKLASYDLLRNDGDDPILILDDVFAELDTGRRQQLAELVAGAEQVLVTAAVEADVPEALAGVRFHVADGEVRRG
- the gyrB gene encoding DNA topoisomerase (ATP-hydrolyzing) subunit B — protein: MANHVSPGESGNGGYDASAIQVLEGLEAVRKRPGMYIGSTGERGLHHLIWEVVDNSVDESLAGYCDRIVLTLQDDGGVRVEDNGRGIPTDIHPTEGIPAVTMALTMLHAGGKFGGGGYKVSGGLHGVGISVVNALSRKVIVEVKNRGHLWRQTFSIGVPDGDLEQVRPLEPGERTGTTITYYASEEIFETTEYNLETITNRIREMAFLNKGLEIVIRDERSSADEVVDAVEDETVPEEVEGTGDDAITRGEGGGIERTFKYDRGLVDYVAYLNRRKEKANPTIISFEAETPESKENHMSLELAMQWNTSFTESVHTFANTINTHEGGTHEEGFRAALTTLVNNWGEEWGLIKKKEDRVSGDDIREGLTAIISIKLGEPQFEGQTKTKLGNTEAKGFTQRIVNDQLGAWLEQNPAEGKEIVRKAQAAAHARIAARKARDLARNRKGLLGGGGLPGKLADCQSTNPRECEVFIVEGDSAGGSAKQGRDPRVQAILPIRGKILNVEKARIDKVLGNAEVQAIISALGTGIHEEFNLEKLRYHKIVLMADADVDGHHINTLLLTLLFRFMKPLIEHGFVYMAQPPLYRLRWNKPHAHDFVYNDAERDAVMRDGLESGKKLPKENPVQRYKGLGEMNADELWETTMDPTQRLMLQVTLDDAAQADEIFSILMGEDVEQRRSFIQRNAKDVRFLDI
- a CDS encoding DUF721 domain-containing protein, producing the protein MAEEERPDDAAAQRRDDGLDLARAAARAAARIPGQPARRKGSGKGSGTGSNGEFRRRVRPRSSGAHPDDRDPQLLGSALDRLVTNHGWAFDLQVQGVFARWSELVGAEVGAHCTPETLTEGKLVVRTDSTAWATQLRMLAPTVVRRLNEELGDGTVAIIEVLGPNLPSWKKGLRSTRGRGPRDTYG
- the gyrA gene encoding DNA gyrase subunit A — protein: MTDTPTGGTTIHGGGDDNGRIQPIELQTSMQRSYIDYAMAVIVGRALPDVRDGLKPVHRRVLYAMYDGGYRPDRGFSKCSRVVGDVMGQYHPHGDTAIYDTLVRLAQPWVMRAPLVNGQGNFGSPGNDPAAAMRYTECRMAPLALEMVRDIEEDTVNFQPNYDGRSQEPTILPARFPNLLVNGSAGIAVGMATNIPPHNLREVAEGAIWALEHPEASREELQDALIERIKGPDFPMGAMIVGREGIEQTYRTGRGSVTQRAVIEVDEDAKGRTSLVITQLPYMVNPDNLALKIAELADNGRVQGISDVKDNTSSRTGQQLVIVLKRDAVARVVLNNLLKHTELQSNFSANMLALVDGVPRTLTIDQFISNWVTHQIEVIQRRTRFRLRKAEADAHIWRGLVKALDMLDEVIALIRRSPDVNEARTGLIALLDVDELQADAILAMQLRRLAALERQKIIDHLAELEVIIADLKDILGDEVRQRQIVIDELTEIVDKYGQERRTQIIAADGDLSMEDLIPDEDLVVSITRGGYAKRTKADQYRTQKRGGKGVRGATLRGDDVVEHFISTTNHHWLLFFTTAGRVYRTKAYNLPEAQRDAKGGHVAGLLSFQPDESIAQVLAIRDYDQAPYLVLATRQGLVKKTRLADYNSPRQAGVIAINFRSDDDELIGAELVGPDDHILLVSRKGQAVRFRADDAQLRPMGRATGGVTGMKFREGDSLLSMSVIRAAQVAAEEAAEEAAEEAAEAGAPNPAEIGQEAGEEAGQEVAGPYFGLKPQYVFTITDGGFAKRTPITEYRLQSRGGIGIKAMALANTDRGQLVGAFIVEDGDEILSITAAGQVVRSPINENFRPTGRSTMGVKFVSPKGKDSVAVVARSIEAHEDATIDEDEAAQDENGDAIETVDQPGEGVEDSGTEAPDSDPEAAESDD